From the genome of Ananas comosus cultivar F153 linkage group 16, ASM154086v1, whole genome shotgun sequence, one region includes:
- the LOC109722573 gene encoding exportin-7-like gives MMIAPSSSQASSCTPPPPPPPLFFPPFQQYFCAFLLCPLFLSSINSKILRQILKTLFEIVLFEDSGNQWSLSRPTLSLILISEQMFSDIRAQILASQPADQQQRLSLCFDKLMADVTRSLESKNRDKFTQNLTVFKHEFRVK, from the exons ATGATG ATCGCTCCGAGTTCCTCTCAAGCTTCGTCGTGtaccccaccccccccccccccccctcttttttttcctccctttcAGCAGTATTTTTGTGCTTTTCTTCTTTGTCCTTTGTTCTTATCAAGTATTAACTCCAAGATTTTGCGACAGATACTCAAGACCCTGTTTGAGATAGTCTTATTTGAAGACTCAGGGAATCAATGGAGTCTTAGCAGACCTACGTTGAGCTTGATTCTCATCAGTGAACAG ATGTTTAGTGATATAAGAGCTCAAATTTTGGCTTCTCAG CCTGCAGACCAACAACAACGTCTCTCACTATGCTTCGATAAACTGATGGCTGATGTTACGAGGAGTTTGGAATCGAAGAACAGAGACAAATTCACTCAGAACCTCACAGTTTTTAAACATGAATTCCGTGTCAAATAG